Proteins co-encoded in one Coregonus clupeaformis isolate EN_2021a unplaced genomic scaffold, ASM2061545v1 scaf0833, whole genome shotgun sequence genomic window:
- the LOC121561995 gene encoding ladderlectin-like gives MIKCHRRVCPHGWPRYKTHCYHYVPLVTTWPEAERKCLLLGGNLASVHSLPQYRFLQSVIKNSTKKAHRTWIGANDAVKEGLWLWSDGSRFNYQNWAPGQPSNSNHGVVKGTKGREDCMEMNYGGTMLSPEKL, from the exons ATGATCA AGTGTCATCGCAGAGTCTGCCCACATGGCTGGCCCAGATATAAGACACACTGCTATCACTACGTCCCCCTCGTGACCACATGGCCAGAGGCAGAG aggaaATGTTTGCTCTTGGGAGGTAATCTGGCATCAGTGCACAGCCTTCCCCAGTATCGTTTTCTTCAGTCTGTCATCAAGAACAGTACCAAGAAAGCCCACCGCACCTGGATTGGAGCCAACGATGCCGTCAAG GAGGGTCTTTGGCTGTGGAGTGACGGGTCCAGGTTTAACTACCAGAACTGGGCCCCGGGGCAACCCTCCAACTCCAACCATGGTGTTGTGAAGGGCACAAAGGGCCGGGAGGATTGCATGGAGATGAACTACGGAGGTACAATGCTGTCACCAGA AAAGCTGTGA